In the Blautia coccoides genome, CTGGGATATGAATTTGCCAGAAAGACCATGGATGAAATGGGATATGACTACATGATGTTCGGGGATTTCCACTTTAAGGATGACCTCCAGTATGAAGATGCGGTTCCCATGTTTACAAGACTTATGAAGCTGTCCGAAGAGCTGGGGCTGTCCTTTGGGGTGAAGATAACCAATACCTTCCCGGTGGATGTGACCAGACAGGAGCTGCCAAGCGAGGAGATGTACATGTCCGGCAAGGCACTGTTCCCTCTGTCCATTTCCCTGGCTGCAAAGCTTGCCAAAGAGTTTGACGGACGCCTGCGGATCGCCTATTCCGGCGGCGCAGATTATTATAATATATCCCGGATCGTGGGAGCCGGCATCTGGCCTGTGACAGTGGCTACCACTCTTTTAAAACCGGGCGGATACAACCGCAGTGCGCAGATGGCTGAACTTCTGGTAAAAGAAGGCCTGAAGCCTTTTACAGGAATTGATGTGGAAGCAGTCACAAAACTTGCGGAGGACGCAAAAGGTGACGTGCACCATGTAAAACCCATAAAGCCCCTTCCAAACCGCAAGGTAAAAGACAGTGTTCCCCTTATGGACTGTTTTATGGCTCCCTGTGAGGCGGGATGTCCGATCCATCAGGATGTGAGCAATTATATGGAACTGGCTTCTGCCGGAAAGTATGAGGAGGCACTTGAGGTGATCCTCGACAAGAATCCGCTTCCTTTTATCACAGGAACCATCTGTGCCCACAACTGTATGAGCAAATGTACCAGAAACTTCTATGAGGAGCCGGTACATATCAGAAATGTGAAGCTGGAGGCAGCCCAAAAAGCATACGATGCAGTTATGGAAAAACTGGCTGTTCCCGAAAAGACAGACGGCAGGAAAGCGGCAGTCATCGGCGGCGGTCCCTCCGGTATGGCAGCAGCTTACTTCCTTGCAAGAGGCGGTGCGGATGTCACTGTTTTTGAAAAAGAAAACGCTCTTGGCGGAGTTGTGGCACATGTGATCCCTGATTTCAGGATCACAAAAGAAGCCATAGAAAAAGACGCTGCCATCATCCGAAAAATGGGTGTAAAAGTGGAACTGGGAAGAGAGATAAGCTCCGCAAAAGAGCTGAAAGACCAGGGCTTTGACGCTGTATTTTTCGCAGCCGGAGCCGGCATGCCCGGTGTATTGAAGCTGGAAAAAGGAGAGCCTGTGGACGCCGCTGAATTCCTGAAAGAGTTCAAGACAAAGGACGGAAATGTAGAGCTTGGAAAACATGTGGTAGTTATCGGCGGAGGCAACACAGCCATGGATACAGCCAGAGCCGCAAAACGCACAAAGGGCGTGGAGCATGTGTATCTGGTGTACAGAAGAACAAAACGCTATATGCCTGCAGATGCAGAGGAACTGACACTGGTACAGGAGGAAGGCATTGAGTTCCGGGAACTGCTCTCCCCTGTTTCCATGGAAGACGGAAAACTGCTGTGCAGGAAGATGAAACTGGGCGCCATAGATGCTTCGGGAAGAGCGTCTGTGGAGGAGACCGGTGAGATGGAGACTGTACCTGCACATACCGTGATCGCAGCCGTTGGAGAGCGTGTGGATACAGCGCTTTATCAGGCAAACGGACTTCCTCTTGACAACAGAGGCAAGGTGGTGGCAGACAGCCAGACACTGGAGGCGGTAAGCGGTGTCTATGTGATCGGTGACGGTCTGGGCGGCCCTGCAACTGTAGTGGAGGGAATCCGGGATGCCCAGAAAGCGGCAGCAGCGTTCCTTGGGAATGATGTTGTCTCAGACATGAAAAAGGACGGCTGTGAGGAGTCCTGTTACAGCAAAAAGGGCATACTGGACAGTGAAAAGGAACCGGCAAAAGAAAGCGGCAGGTGTCTGAATTGTGCGGCAGTCTGTGAAAACTGTACAGATGTATGTCCGAACAGAGCTAACATTGCTGTGAAGGTGCCGGGTATGGCTATGCGCCAGATCGTCCATGTGGATTACATGTGTAACGAGTGCGGCAACTGTAAGACC is a window encoding:
- the ygfK gene encoding putative selenate reductase subunit YgfK; amino-acid sequence: MGDKMTCMPFSQIMDWVLEEKKANKTVFGTHKKYVAGEEKTEIFGRNLETPIGPAAGPHTQLAQNIIASYYTGSRFFELKTVQIMDGAELSACVNKPCILAEDEGYNCEWSTELTVPDAMSEYIKAWFALHVMAKEFGLGAQDGFQFNISVGYDLAGIKSEKINHFIDTMMHAGQDATFTECKKWLLKNIEKFDKYTKEDVEAIPEDICNSATISTLHGCPPHEIESIANYLLTEKHINTFVKCNPTLLGYEFARKTMDEMGYDYMMFGDFHFKDDLQYEDAVPMFTRLMKLSEELGLSFGVKITNTFPVDVTRQELPSEEMYMSGKALFPLSISLAAKLAKEFDGRLRIAYSGGADYYNISRIVGAGIWPVTVATTLLKPGGYNRSAQMAELLVKEGLKPFTGIDVEAVTKLAEDAKGDVHHVKPIKPLPNRKVKDSVPLMDCFMAPCEAGCPIHQDVSNYMELASAGKYEEALEVILDKNPLPFITGTICAHNCMSKCTRNFYEEPVHIRNVKLEAAQKAYDAVMEKLAVPEKTDGRKAAVIGGGPSGMAAAYFLARGGADVTVFEKENALGGVVAHVIPDFRITKEAIEKDAAIIRKMGVKVELGREISSAKELKDQGFDAVFFAAGAGMPGVLKLEKGEPVDAAEFLKEFKTKDGNVELGKHVVVIGGGNTAMDTARAAKRTKGVEHVYLVYRRTKRYMPADAEELTLVQEEGIEFRELLSPVSMEDGKLLCRKMKLGAIDASGRASVEETGEMETVPAHTVIAAVGERVDTALYQANGLPLDNRGKVVADSQTLEAVSGVYVIGDGLGGPATVVEGIRDAQKAAAAFLGNDVVSDMKKDGCEESCYSKKGILDSEKEPAKESGRCLNCAAVCENCTDVCPNRANIAVKVPGMAMRQIVHVDYMCNECGNCKTFCPYSSAPYKDKFTLFADETDLGDSENNGFVVLDREEKRVKVRLFGEPVEILLEDENPAVPAGLRKIMDAVISDYGYMIP